A region of the Haematobia irritans isolate KBUSLIRL chromosome 5, ASM5000362v1, whole genome shotgun sequence genome:
CCAAACAATTCAACGGTTGCCTCTTAATAAAtattgctcttaaagaaaaaaacttaatcttcaaaagaaaattttgtttgtctaaaattgtgttcctcagaaaagaaaactcttctttcagtgtagagtGTATTTCCATAGTGTTTCCTTTTCACAGAATGCCTTTTATTGGTTTGTTACGATTACAAATAATATATGTTTACTTAAGCTACGGTCAGACTAGTCAAATATTTGACTAAAAACTGTTTTCCCGAATTTGCAGGAAACAATTGAAAATTCATACAGAGTTGCATTTGTGGTCACACTAggataaaatatttgacattttttatttgctcAAATACGTATCAAACactttcaaataaatatttgggaAAACATGTTTTCTCACTGGTCACactacataaaatattttctttaaataaatgtttgatcaAAGTGTCAAATGggacaattttatttgattagAAATTTTGAGTGATGATGCAGGAGGAAGagtgtttattaattttgtgcATTGGAGCTGCAACAACGTCCCTTATGGAATCCGATAATAAGAAGCGATTGAAAAGGCAATGGGTTAGAGAGTGGGTAAAAAGACGTAAGGAAGAAGGATGTTGCGCAAAATTATTGAAAGAACTACGGTCAGAAACACCTTCTCTATACAAAAACTTTTTGCGCATGAATGCATCGGATTTCGATTATTTGGTGAGTAGTACCAAGTAAATATTGCTGATGAAAAACATTGCTAATAACCAAACCACCCACAGCTTCGGTTAGTTGCTCcgtatataacaaaaaaatccactcaTCTAAGAGAGCCTATTCCACCTTCTGATCGTTTAGCTGTTACCCTCCGATATTTAGCAACTGGCGAGAATTTCAGATCACTTCAATACATATTTCGTATTCCCCATAATACGATTTCAACAATTATTCCTGAAGTATGCGAAGCTATTTTTAAGGCCCTTCAACCAGAATATCTGAAAGTATTTTatatgatacaaatttttggttCACAACTAGTATAATTCTTATTACTGCCAATAGGTACCATCAAGTGAGTACGAGTGGAAGGTGGTTTCCAACGAATATGAAGAAATGTGGAATTTCCCGCATTGTATTGGAGCATTAGACGGGAAACATGTAGTTATGACAGCACCAACCCATTCCGGCAGCATATACTACAATTACAAAGGTACCCTTTTTTATATAACTTAAAAaggtatttaaaattaaaatatgtcgTTTTCAGGAACGCATAGTATTGTTTTAATGGGTATAGCAGATGCAtcgtacaaatttttatatattgacgTTGGTTCAAATGGAAGAATATCGGATGGAGGAGTCTTCCGTAAAACCTCGTTCAACAAAGCTTTGCAAAATAACACATTAAATTTGCCTCCACCGAAACCCCTTCCAGGCAGATCAATTCCAGTCCCATATGTGCTTGTGGCTGACGATGCATTTGCTTTGACCCCAAATGTATTAAAACCATTCGGCTTACGCAATATGAATGCTGTTCAAAGAGTTTTCAACTACCGCCTTTCAAGAGCTCGTCGAGTAATAGAAAATGCGTTCGGTATCTCTTCGTTTTCGTGTATTACGTACCTCCATTAAGCTTAAACCGGAAAAGACACGAATAGTTGTTTCTGCTGTTTGCGCATTACACAACTTTTTAATGAGCCGCAAAAGCGATACCTACTTCTATACCAATTTTGCAGATCACTACTCCGAGGATGGTACACTTATTCCTGGCGAATGGCGTAATGAACCTAACGGTAGTCTTCTCGATCTTCAACAACATCGTTCATACATTGCCCAGAACTCCTCAGAAATCAGAGAGGAGTTTTCCCAATACTTTGTTCAAGAGGGGGAAGTTATGTTTCAATATAAACATATCTAGTATTTAGTATATTGAACTTGAATTTCGTTTTCCCGATTACTTTTTAAGTATACTACATAATTTTCCCTCAATATACTTCTTTTACTTACATTTATTTTCCCTTCCTTAAAAATCCGAAATGAAACTAGTTGGATTTTTGAGTGTGAATTAAACaatagttttattattattactatgctaatttataataaaaatttaaatcaatgcCCTTGCCGcaacataaaaacaaaacaaaaattgaattcaAACTGTAAAATGCTTTTTAAAAGctaatttttttgattaatcCAAACACTGCAAGAGCTTTTTGAGATCTTTTTGTGTTTTAAATACACCTACCGcagcatcaaaataaaatgaaattgaaactgtaaattgcatttttgaaaGCTAATTCCTTGCTTCATCCAAGCACTGCAAGAAAAACAGTGTAACCTTCTTGCGAACAATTGCTGCAGAATCATCATTTAatgtttttagttcactaagtaAATAGTTTGCGAAGGTAGCATTTGGATTTAatgcattttcatttttatcttTCATTGCCGAAATAGCCTCGCGCATTGTTTCGGCAATCTGCGTGGTTGCCGATTGGGAACTGGATGTTTGTTGCCGCCGGGACGTTTGTGATGGTGTTGTATATATTGCAGAGGGTAAATTGAATTCGgaaactaaaaaataatttgccATTAACTTGTCGTGGTTATTTGGTgcgtaaaatcaaaaattttttaccgtCACAGTCAGACTCAACCTccgaaaaataatttgaaattgtacgctgagtttGTTGGTCTTCAACTCGCCCAACAAAACTCATAGCATTGAAAAATTTCCACTTTGGCTGCTCAACGTAGCCCTGGCCAGATTTTGTTTTAGCTCTAGCTGCGTAGCCTCGATATTGTATACGTAAATTTGTCCACTTTGCatttacatctatttgagaaaatttgtcttcAAAGCCTTCACAAATGCTTTTCCATGCATTATCCCGTAGCATTTTGTTATGGTAACCTTCATCGCCAGCATTCCACAAGCAAGGTTGACTTTCAACGAAAGTAATCAGCTTGAAAACATCTTCGTCCTCCCAATCTTTTACCACTTTCGGCTTTGTTCGCGGCTTCTTGTTCGGAGGAGCCTCGCAAGCATCCATTTTCTgcaattatatatatatgtgtatttaagttttgttaaaatatttcaattctctTACCTTcttcttgaacttgtctgaatTGAATGAATTTTGCCGGTCTGTCAGTCAGCTGTTTATTTTTCTTAAGTGTAGCCAACTTAGCGTTTTCAGATGAACAAATGACGACAAAATCACGTCATTGAAATCTTTTAATATACGTCACAAACAAAATTATCCTTTTTATTATGGAAATCTCGCTTTTATGGAAAGGACGTTTTGAAATATCGGAAAAGCGATATATTAAGTTACAACTTAGTTACCTTTTTATTAGAAATCGTTGCTTATAACCGAAAACTTTAAGGGCGTAATGTCAAAAAGACGTTCACATTTGATgttgattttcaccaaaataattgaaaactAAAACAAACCGACATACGTTTgtctattaattttaattattattttttaattaattttaattattattattaactttAGCGGCtacctttaaggtgagtattaagttcgagtttagccgctaaaatcgtcattttatcacgattacttttctccaataataatccattttaaggaatacaaactttgtgaaaatttgctttgggctattccccattaagttataatgaaatctgaaacaaaaatgtataattttatgcctttttattgatttaggttTCACTTCAGtgaaaaaaatgacaattttagcggttaaactcgaacttaatactcaccttaactaAACAATTTTCATCAGTTACGTTTCTAACTTGTATATGGAatttataggcaagatgacatatatgtctatagaacggtttaaaagttcgtagcTAATGCGCCACCCAGACTATAAGTTAT
Encoded here:
- the LOC142239210 gene encoding uncharacterized protein LOC142239210 → MDACEAPPNKKPRTKPKVVKDWEDEDVFKLITFVESQPCLWNAGDEGYHNKMLRDNAWKSICEGFEDKFSQIDVNAKWTNLRIQYRGYAARAKTKSGQGYVEQPKWKFFNAMSFVGRVEDQQTQRTISNYFSEVESDCDVSEFNLPSAIYTTPSQTSRRQQTSSSQSATTQIAETMREAISAMKDKNENALNPNATFANYLLSELKTLNDDSAAIVRKKVTLFFLQCLDEARN